A genomic segment from Nodularia sphaerocarpa UHCC 0038 encodes:
- a CDS encoding ATP-binding protein, with protein sequence MASIDEIIKREINPFDRVNSRTGNFWGKNPDKEAMVASIHQEAIAEIEEVLNLVTTDNFSRTILLVGDSGSGKSYVLGRLKSTFNPKAFFAYIGPWVDDQYIWRHILRYTVDSLIQVPDEQQESQLILWLKSLSHLIKNDIKKKLFNDNVWDLLLSDRQKFIKNLTENYQNYSIYDPETFFGVLHDLTNPELYPLACEWLRGDDLSEESMQALNVTNCIDTEDAAKNILANFGKISTATQPIVLCFDQVESIPNWLYNPQAIFNVNSTIHNETIQNFLIIITIAKDPWTQSWKQITQSDKATVDKLVTLKNIDLNQAEALWKYRLQTLYEAAKPQPQSPITPLNRQILEKYFPGGKTNPRNALLLGRSEYQKYKHHLIGTSSAKLDPQAEFQLLWQEEYKKNQEKFPKISLLSSPELIRMLQVALEALGVDLVKPKLISGKYTSYSLSYQQPNQKVKIGIVWTEDANMTSFFDVMNACQRTIGKNLCHKLVLIRIGNVGTVELRDYKTYSQIFTNTQHIHITPNIQSVHYLATYYSLVNSALSQELVIGYKTINLQVLQSLIRKSELLHNCILLQNLGLVPESEDDDSRQVKAFLLNLVKTQTFMGITTLISQTSSQFPGVKETDIQHLIGRLCQEKKVKIFNPKAKFEDQLICLIA encoded by the coding sequence ATGGCATCTATCGACGAGATTATTAAGCGCGAGATTAACCCTTTTGACAGAGTAAATTCCAGGACAGGTAATTTTTGGGGAAAAAACCCAGATAAAGAAGCTATGGTTGCTTCAATTCATCAAGAAGCCATAGCGGAAATTGAAGAAGTTCTCAACCTAGTAACTACAGATAATTTCAGTCGAACTATTTTGCTGGTTGGTGATTCCGGTTCTGGGAAAAGCTATGTTTTAGGGAGACTAAAAAGCACCTTTAACCCTAAAGCTTTTTTTGCTTATATAGGCCCTTGGGTTGATGATCAGTACATCTGGCGACATATCTTGCGTTATACAGTAGATAGTTTAATTCAAGTCCCAGATGAACAGCAAGAATCTCAGTTAATTCTCTGGCTGAAAAGTTTATCCCATTTGATTAAAAATGATATCAAAAAGAAACTTTTTAATGATAATGTTTGGGATTTATTATTAAGCGATCGCCAAAAATTTATTAAGAATCTCACGGAAAATTATCAAAATTACAGCATTTATGATCCTGAGACTTTTTTTGGAGTTCTACATGACCTCACAAATCCAGAACTTTATCCCCTAGCCTGTGAGTGGTTACGAGGCGATGACTTAAGTGAAGAGTCAATGCAGGCTTTAAACGTCACAAATTGCATTGATACAGAAGATGCAGCTAAAAATATCTTAGCAAACTTTGGCAAAATTTCTACAGCAACTCAGCCAATTGTTTTATGCTTTGATCAGGTAGAAAGCATACCGAATTGGTTGTATAATCCACAAGCAATATTTAATGTCAACTCTACTATTCACAATGAAACCATCCAGAATTTTCTAATTATCATTACTATAGCCAAAGATCCTTGGACGCAAAGTTGGAAACAAATTACACAGTCTGATAAAGCTACAGTTGATAAATTAGTTACACTGAAAAACATTGACCTAAATCAAGCTGAAGCACTTTGGAAATATAGATTGCAGACACTATATGAAGCAGCTAAACCTCAACCACAATCTCCTATCACTCCTTTAAATCGCCAAATTTTAGAGAAATATTTTCCAGGGGGTAAAACTAACCCTAGAAATGCATTACTTTTAGGTAGAAGCGAATATCAGAAATATAAACATCATCTAATCGGCACAAGTTCTGCAAAACTAGATCCTCAAGCAGAGTTTCAATTACTATGGCAGGAAGAATATAAAAAAAATCAAGAAAAATTTCCGAAAATTTCCTTGCTATCTTCCCCTGAACTAATTAGGATGTTGCAAGTCGCTTTAGAAGCTTTAGGAGTAGATTTAGTAAAACCTAAACTGATATCAGGCAAATATACGAGCTATTCCTTAAGTTATCAACAGCCAAATCAGAAAGTAAAAATAGGAATAGTCTGGACAGAAGATGCCAATATGACAAGTTTCTTTGATGTCATGAATGCTTGTCAAAGAACAATTGGGAAAAATCTTTGCCACAAACTTGTCTTGATCAGAATTGGTAATGTAGGAACAGTAGAACTTCGAGATTATAAAACCTACAGCCAGATTTTTACCAATACTCAGCATATTCACATTACACCAAATATTCAGTCAGTTCATTACTTAGCCACTTACTATTCCTTAGTTAATTCTGCACTATCGCAGGAATTAGTTATTGGATATAAAACTATTAATTTGCAGGTATTGCAATCTTTAATCCGTAAGTCTGAACTTTTGCACAATTGTATCTTATTGCAAAATTTAGGACTTGTTCCTGAATCTGAGGATGATGATTCAAGACAAGTAAAAGCTTTTTTATTAAATCTAGTCAAAACCCAAACTTTCATGGGTATTACTACTTTAATTTCACAAACATCTAGTCAGTTTCCGGGTGTG
- a CDS encoding HPF/RaiA family ribosome-associated protein, which produces MKIPPEITYRNVEKTNAIDTLVHEKIAKLENVCDHISSCHIAIEKIHDRPRSGSPYRVRIDITVPPGHELVAERNPAESNQYDPLDAVIRDAFNAARQQLVKLNQRQHESNRPHNQEEAQETTALVTKLFKDRGYGFLKTLDGHEIYFHRNSVIHHDFERLEIGTAVHFSFVEGEEGPQATTVKIVDKPGVRAGKSEQTLIEPPLDWKE; this is translated from the coding sequence ATGAAAATACCACCAGAAATTACTTATCGCAATGTTGAAAAAACAAATGCGATTGATACCCTAGTGCATGAAAAAATCGCCAAACTAGAGAATGTTTGCGATCACATCAGTAGCTGTCATATTGCCATTGAAAAGATACATGATCGCCCCCGTAGTGGTTCACCTTACCGCGTGCGGATTGATATCACTGTACCCCCCGGTCACGAACTCGTAGCAGAAAGAAATCCGGCAGAGAGTAACCAATACGACCCTTTAGATGCAGTGATTCGGGATGCTTTTAATGCCGCACGTCAACAACTAGTTAAACTCAATCAACGGCAACATGAAAGCAATCGCCCTCACAATCAAGAAGAAGCCCAGGAAACAACCGCACTAGTCACCAAACTGTTTAAAGATAGGGGCTATGGCTTCTTGAAAACTTTAGACGGTCATGAAATCTACTTTCACCGTAACAGTGTGATACATCATGACTTTGAACGCTTAGAAATTGGTACAGCCGTGCATTTTTCCTTTGTAGAAGGCGAAGAAGGCCCCCAAGCTACCACCGTCAAGATTGTTGATAAGCCGGGTGTTCGGGCTGGTAAGTCAGAGCAGACCTTAATTGAACCGCCATTAGACTGGAAGGAATAA
- a CDS encoding YbhB/YbcL family Raf kinase inhibitor-like protein encodes MELQSLAFFIGSTIPFKYTCDGENIAPPLAWDSPPGGTVSFALVMADPDAPKETFTHWVVYDLPANLRHLPEGITKEPHLAHGGVQGINDFGELGYGGPCPPDGTHRYFFKLYALDQLLGLPPRASKTELLAAMKGHILEAVELMGRYSRESFVNVD; translated from the coding sequence ATGGAACTTCAAAGCCTAGCTTTTTTCATCGGCAGTACAATTCCCTTCAAATACACCTGCGATGGCGAAAATATTGCCCCTCCCCTAGCTTGGGATAGCCCACCCGGAGGTACAGTCAGTTTTGCATTGGTAATGGCAGATCCAGATGCTCCCAAAGAAACTTTCACCCATTGGGTAGTTTACGATTTACCTGCAAATCTGCGCCATTTACCAGAAGGAATCACAAAAGAACCTCACTTAGCTCATGGCGGTGTGCAAGGGATAAATGATTTTGGTGAGTTGGGTTATGGTGGTCCCTGTCCACCGGATGGAACCCATCGCTACTTTTTTAAACTCTACGCCCTTGATCAATTATTAGGATTGCCACCAAGGGCTAGTAAAACTGAACTGCTGGCAGCTATGAAAGGTCACATTTTAGAAGCTGTAGAACTGATGGGACGCTATAGTAGGGAATCTTTTGTCAACGTTGATTAA
- a CDS encoding pyridoxamine 5'-phosphate oxidase family protein, with protein MTTSTHREQQIQQLRELIADIHCGMLTTIDQNGRLHSCPMYKSGDISADGAIWFFTSANTQKADDIKRNQQVNISFTSPDQQRYVSVSATGELIKDRTKMQEQWQPELQTWLPKGLDEPDLVLLKVNIHKVDYWDSSSSIHPQTIGV; from the coding sequence ATGACAACTTCTACACACCGCGAACAACAAATTCAGCAGCTACGGGAACTCATTGCAGACATTCACTGTGGAATGTTAACCACAATTGATCAAAATGGTCGCTTGCACAGTTGTCCCATGTACAAAAGCGGCGATATTAGCGCTGATGGGGCTATCTGGTTTTTTACCTCTGCTAATACTCAAAAAGCGGATGATATTAAACGCAATCAGCAGGTAAACATTAGTTTCACCTCACCAGATCAGCAACGATATGTTTCCGTATCAGCTACAGGAGAACTAATTAAAGACCGTACCAAAATGCAAGAACAATGGCAACCAGAACTTCAGACTTGGTTACCCAAAGGACTAGACGAACCAGACTTAGTTTTACTCAAAGTGAATATTCACAAAGTTGATTATTGGGATAGTTCATCCAGCATTCACCCCCAAACAATTGGAGTTTAA
- a CDS encoding response regulator transcription factor produces MRILVVEDDIQLAEVLTEALNRRQYVVDVAKDGEAAWNSAESMKYDLVLLDVTLPKLDGIRFCQRLRTAGTSHPAHRNCGAPVLMLTARDTVADKIAGLDAGADDYVAKPFDLEELMARIRALLRRGSSASTVSLSWEKLHLNPSTYEVSYNSCPLILTPKEYAILELLVANGRRVLSRSSIIEQVWSVDDSPVEETVRSHIKCLRQKLRALDAPENFIETVHGLGYRLK; encoded by the coding sequence ATGCGAATTCTTGTAGTTGAAGATGATATACAACTGGCGGAAGTACTCACAGAAGCTTTAAATAGAAGGCAATATGTAGTAGATGTTGCCAAAGATGGCGAAGCAGCTTGGAACTCCGCAGAATCGATGAAATATGACTTGGTGCTGCTGGATGTCACACTGCCAAAACTAGATGGTATCAGGTTTTGTCAACGCTTACGTACTGCTGGCACAAGTCATCCCGCACATCGAAACTGCGGCGCACCAGTGTTAATGTTAACCGCTCGTGATACTGTAGCTGACAAAATAGCTGGCTTGGATGCAGGAGCCGATGATTATGTGGCTAAACCATTTGATTTAGAAGAGTTAATGGCTCGGATACGGGCTTTGCTCAGACGAGGTAGTTCTGCAAGTACAGTCAGTCTATCTTGGGAAAAACTGCACCTTAACCCCAGTACTTATGAGGTTAGTTATAATAGTTGCCCTTTGATATTAACACCAAAAGAATACGCCATTTTAGAATTATTGGTTGCTAATGGCAGAAGGGTGTTGAGCCGTTCTAGCATCATTGAGCAGGTTTGGTCTGTGGACGATTCCCCAGTAGAGGAAACTGTGAGGTCTCATATTAAATGTCTCCGGCAAAAGCTGAGAGCTTTAGATGCGCCAGAAAATTTTATTGAAACGGTTCATGGCCTGGGTTATCGTCTCAAATAG
- a CDS encoding glycosyltransferase family 2 protein — translation MAKISVCIPTFNRQNLLPYAIESVLQQSEQDFELIICDDGSTDSTPELMSQYTDERIKYIRHSQNIGKSNNMRSGFDAAQGEYFIKFDDDDRLTTNFLAHTAAILAQDSSIDFVGTDHWIIDIENIRDESKTQENSRRWGRANLKAGIVDNLLEVVFINQSFQIGATLFRRQTLQELGFMLPNIQNCEDNDLFVRLALAEKKGYYLSELLMEYRYHAEQQGINREIPYLFDKIRYLENYKFESEKLEKVRQNRLAESQLLLGLRLIEKGETEKGRELVLAGKSFSTAKALTGLGLSLLPVGLRGQAFQSLRQIKG, via the coding sequence GTGGCTAAAATTAGTGTTTGCATTCCTACATTTAATCGGCAAAATCTCCTACCCTACGCCATAGAAAGCGTACTGCAACAATCTGAGCAAGATTTTGAATTAATTATTTGTGATGATGGTTCAACTGATAGCACACCTGAATTGATGTCACAATACACAGATGAACGGATTAAATATATCCGTCATTCGCAAAATATTGGTAAAAGCAATAATATGCGCTCTGGTTTTGATGCAGCGCAGGGTGAATATTTTATTAAATTTGATGATGATGATCGGCTAACCACTAATTTTTTAGCGCATACTGCGGCAATACTTGCTCAAGATTCTAGCATTGATTTTGTTGGTACAGACCATTGGATAATTGATATTGAAAATATCCGGGATGAGTCAAAGACTCAGGAAAATTCTCGTCGCTGGGGTCGCGCTAACTTAAAAGCCGGAATAGTAGATAACTTATTAGAAGTGGTTTTTATCAACCAAAGCTTTCAAATTGGGGCGACTTTATTTCGTCGTCAGACTTTACAAGAATTGGGCTTTATGCTACCCAATATCCAAAATTGTGAAGATAATGATTTATTTGTGCGGCTGGCTTTGGCTGAGAAAAAGGGATATTATTTATCTGAGTTATTAATGGAATATCGCTACCATGCAGAACAGCAGGGGATTAATAGAGAAATTCCTTATTTGTTTGATAAGATTCGGTATTTAGAAAATTATAAATTTGAATCTGAGAAATTAGAAAAAGTTAGACAAAATCGCCTCGCTGAATCTCAATTATTATTGGGTTTGCGTTTAATCGAAAAGGGTGAAACCGAAAAAGGGAGGGAATTGGTTTTGGCGGGGAAGTCTTTTTCTACTGCTAAGGCTTTGACTGGGTTGGGTTTGTCGTTATTACCAGTTGGGTTAAGGGGTCAGGCTTTTCAGTCCCTGCGACAAATTAAGGGGTAA
- a CDS encoding ATP-binding protein, translating to MKQKFIKWSFPGKWIIGGFGLTLLLMGVVTFASFKNTTEIQQGANRVQDTYQTLNTLTNFYAAMTAAESARRGYIFLGSSQDLKRHHNEVANMQSELKLLQKQIHPSLSQKKRFSRLNLLVNQRLALLAQSIEVYQKDQTVLQTQNDFTERSVKLREEILPVIAEIKAEEQRYLQSSLEQSQDSIHFRIWIEILGTFLSLVVISSLCITLNRQWVKRDQIELLEVSLAQEKEFGELKFRLFAMISHEFRTPLSIILLSSQLLSETLKELIDEPQVKNLYRIESSAKLMNHLLTDILTLTRAEVGKLDYTPQLINIENFCLNLVEDLQLFGTTSHVIEFRNHGRCFRANLDEKLLYSILSNLLLNAIKYSFAGGHIYLILNSEAESIVFQVIDEGIGIPPEEQPKIYEPLYRCQNVENIVGTGLGLPVVKKCVERHQGEITMKSEVGVGTTFTVRIPHIKKTSPQPSLY from the coding sequence ATGAAACAGAAATTTATCAAATGGTCTTTCCCCGGAAAATGGATTATTGGCGGTTTTGGTTTAACTTTATTGCTGATGGGTGTAGTTACCTTTGCTTCATTTAAGAACACAACTGAAATCCAACAGGGAGCTAATAGAGTACAGGATACTTATCAAACCCTGAATACGTTGACAAATTTTTATGCGGCGATGACAGCAGCAGAATCAGCCCGGCGAGGATATATATTTTTAGGAAGCAGTCAAGATTTAAAACGACATCACAATGAAGTGGCAAATATGCAGTCTGAACTCAAGCTGTTACAGAAGCAGATACACCCTAGTTTGAGTCAAAAAAAGAGATTTTCACGGTTGAATTTATTGGTAAATCAAAGATTAGCTCTTTTGGCTCAATCAATAGAAGTTTATCAAAAGGATCAAACTGTATTACAAACACAAAATGATTTTACTGAACGTAGCGTTAAACTCAGAGAAGAAATTTTGCCAGTTATAGCAGAGATTAAAGCTGAAGAGCAACGTTATCTGCAAAGTTCACTAGAGCAATCCCAGGATAGTATTCATTTCCGAATCTGGATAGAAATACTTGGTACGTTTTTGAGTCTTGTGGTTATTTCTAGTTTATGTATTACGCTGAATCGTCAATGGGTAAAACGTGATCAAATTGAGTTATTAGAAGTTTCTCTAGCTCAAGAAAAAGAATTTGGCGAATTAAAATTTCGCTTGTTTGCGATGATTTCTCATGAGTTTCGTACACCTTTGAGTATTATTTTGCTGTCATCGCAGTTGTTAAGTGAAACTCTCAAAGAATTAATAGATGAGCCGCAGGTAAAAAATCTCTACCGAATTGAGTCTTCAGCTAAATTAATGAATCATTTATTAACGGATATTTTAACTTTAACGAGAGCGGAAGTCGGTAAACTAGATTATACACCTCAATTGATTAATATTGAAAATTTTTGTTTGAATTTAGTAGAAGATTTACAGCTTTTTGGCACAACATCTCATGTCATAGAATTTAGAAATCATGGTCGGTGTTTTCGGGCTAATCTCGATGAAAAACTGCTGTACTCTATTCTGAGTAATTTACTATTGAATGCGATTAAATATTCTTTTGCTGGAGGTCATATATACTTGATTTTAAATTCAGAAGCTGAATCTATAGTTTTTCAGGTAATAGATGAAGGAATTGGTATTCCCCCAGAGGAACAGCCAAAAATTTATGAGCCTTTATATCGATGTCAAAATGTGGAAAATATTGTTGGTACTGGTTTGGGTTTACCTGTTGTGAAAAAATGTGTGGAACGACATCAAGGTGAAATTACGATGAAAAGTGAGGTGGGTGTGGGAACAACTTTTACGGTGAGGATTCCGCATATAAAGAAAACCTCACCCCAACCCTCTCTTTATTAA
- a CDS encoding helix-turn-helix domain-containing protein encodes MNIEQFIQSTEALHSRLADLYQTASVLPWIPPELLPQAFKELYSTSKMVQLAAEELYQQNEELIETRNWLETERQRYQDLFEFAPDGYLVTNAEGIIQEANLAAAQLLNVSRQLLVGKPIVNFVRLEERQPLRCELSQLSQSDRVRELVVRLQQNHGEDFDAAFTVAVVRNQQGKVNSLRWLLRNINERQQKKTELIENNSDLIQDRPIHKHTKGETILLNPLVVWYVRQGLVKLNTFCETGEEILTGLATPDMVFGSNMTSLPIYQATALSDVELSSIYVSEIALNPMLSHILLPKINQRLQQTESFLVIAGKRRVEERLYHLLQLLKQEIGEPVAEGTRLSVRLTHEDIASACCTTRVTITRLMGKLQQEGLISFDAKKYIILKD; translated from the coding sequence GTGAACATAGAACAATTCATTCAAAGCACAGAAGCACTGCACAGCCGTTTAGCAGATTTGTATCAAACAGCTAGCGTATTACCTTGGATTCCGCCGGAACTGCTACCCCAGGCTTTTAAGGAACTGTATAGCACCTCCAAAATGGTGCAATTAGCGGCTGAGGAACTTTATCAGCAAAATGAGGAACTGATTGAAACACGCAATTGGCTAGAAACTGAACGCCAACGCTACCAAGATTTATTCGAGTTTGCCCCAGACGGCTATTTAGTCACTAATGCCGAAGGAATCATCCAAGAAGCTAATCTAGCCGCAGCGCAATTGCTCAACGTTTCCAGACAACTACTGGTAGGCAAACCAATTGTTAATTTTGTCCGCCTTGAAGAAAGACAACCCTTGCGCTGTGAACTCAGCCAGCTATCCCAATCAGACAGAGTTAGAGAATTAGTAGTGCGTCTGCAACAAAATCACGGCGAGGATTTTGACGCAGCTTTTACTGTGGCTGTAGTGCGTAATCAACAGGGTAAAGTAAACTCCCTGCGTTGGCTGTTGCGTAATATTAATGAACGTCAGCAAAAGAAAACAGAACTAATCGAGAATAACAGTGATCTAATTCAGGATCGTCCTATACATAAACATACTAAAGGAGAAACTATTCTCCTCAATCCTTTAGTCGTTTGGTATGTTCGCCAGGGCTTAGTTAAGCTCAATACTTTTTGTGAAACTGGCGAAGAAATATTGACAGGATTAGCTACACCAGACATGGTTTTTGGCTCTAACATGACTTCTCTACCCATTTATCAAGCCACTGCCCTGTCAGATGTGGAATTATCCTCAATTTACGTATCAGAAATAGCGTTAAACCCAATGTTAAGCCATATTCTGTTACCAAAAATCAATCAACGGTTACAACAAACAGAATCTTTTTTGGTGATTGCTGGTAAGCGAAGGGTGGAAGAAAGACTTTACCATCTATTGCAACTTTTAAAACAAGAAATCGGTGAGCCTGTAGCAGAAGGAACTCGCTTAAGCGTTCGCTTGACTCATGAAGATATCGCTAGTGCTTGCTGTACTACCAGAGTGACAATTACACGATTGATGGGAAAATTACAACAAGAAGGTTTAATTAGTTTTGATGCCAAAAAATATATTATTTTAAAAGACTAA
- a CDS encoding PRC-barrel domain-containing protein — protein MSTPSQVLKHSDLLKRLVLDRKTVAEVGRVSQLLLDSQAQRILGFTCKSGWLGNQQKTFAWTEIEAIGADSVIVRHRDDHTDEITESVNPVLGSEVWTNSGNKVGKIIDLLFNKETGYVVHYMFSANGWQGLMEGTYLLAPIMISSVGDKRVIVLEKAVSNPQKYTEGLGEKISQATEFIQKDYGETKQHIESVKPSLQKAIEQVKGSERISQATEFIQKNYEQTKQHIESVKEGSQKAISQMKDANHTSIEKVEENLAQAETKLQSEPSKLSRENGTFSDGI, from the coding sequence ATGTCTACGCCATCTCAAGTTTTAAAGCACAGTGATTTGCTAAAACGTTTAGTGCTTGACCGCAAAACAGTTGCAGAAGTTGGTCGTGTGTCACAACTTTTACTAGATAGTCAAGCACAACGAATTTTGGGATTCACCTGTAAATCAGGATGGCTGGGTAATCAGCAAAAAACCTTTGCTTGGACAGAAATTGAAGCGATTGGTGCGGATAGCGTTATCGTCAGACATCGGGATGATCATACGGACGAAATCACCGAATCAGTTAACCCGGTGCTGGGGAGTGAGGTGTGGACGAATAGCGGTAACAAAGTCGGAAAAATCATCGACTTGCTATTCAATAAGGAAACAGGATATGTAGTTCATTATATGTTCTCTGCTAATGGTTGGCAAGGATTAATGGAAGGGACATATTTACTTGCGCCAATTATGATTTCGAGTGTGGGCGATAAGCGCGTTATTGTCTTAGAGAAAGCTGTGAGCAATCCCCAGAAATATACTGAAGGATTGGGTGAAAAAATTAGTCAAGCTACTGAATTTATTCAAAAAGACTATGGAGAAACTAAACAGCATATTGAATCTGTAAAACCAAGCTTACAGAAAGCCATTGAGCAGGTTAAAGGTAGTGAAAGAATCAGTCAAGCAACTGAATTTATTCAAAAAAACTATGAACAAACCAAACAGCATATTGAATCTGTAAAAGAAGGTTCCCAGAAAGCTATTAGTCAGATGAAAGACGCTAATCACACAAGTATTGAGAAGGTAGAAGAAAATCTTGCTCAGGCTGAGACTAAGTTGCAGTCAGAACCATCGAAATTAAGTCGTGAAAATGGTACTTTCTCAGATGGAATATGA
- a CDS encoding lipopolysaccharide assembly protein LapA domain-containing protein translates to MQIFSIIAVLVALLAVVFAFQNSLTISVTFFDLNFEASLAIVLILTLGIGILIGLLVSFPSIIHRNSRISKYKVKIGELEHESNEYIETIAHQRQRIENLERHLSFKDNQ, encoded by the coding sequence ATGCAGATATTTTCCATTATTGCCGTTTTGGTAGCCTTATTAGCTGTAGTGTTTGCATTTCAAAATTCTCTCACCATCAGCGTTACGTTTTTCGATCTGAATTTTGAGGCTTCACTAGCGATTGTCCTGATTTTGACTTTGGGGATAGGAATTTTAATCGGTTTACTGGTGTCATTTCCTAGTATAATTCACCGAAATTCCCGAATTTCTAAATATAAGGTAAAAATTGGCGAGCTTGAGCATGAATCCAATGAATATATCGAGACAATCGCTCATCAGCGCCAAAGAATTGAAAACTTGGAAAGGCATTTAAGTTTCAAGGATAATCAGTAA
- a CDS encoding glycosyltransferase family 4 protein — protein sequence MHILMLSATFPYPPTRGGTQVRTFNLLKYLSQRHAITLVTQGDGDVTEAEIAELRDCVEHLVVFERPPDSGTASGILKKIQRLSQFWQQGTPPSVLSRYSVQMQAWIDDFVQEQKCDVITCEHSVNEIYVRSHFQKSLRTIVNIHSSVYGSCLNQLTTGVSENKLRDQINLPLLRRYEQRYGEKFSALVVTTEDDKSQLEKFHPHREITVIPNGVDLVTFPNRTNDPGGYKLVFIGAMDNLANIDAVCFFTNQVLPEIQKIYPQTTFDIVGSRPAPEVLGLKQKPGVNVTGRVASMKDYLHKSTVCVVPMRTGFGIKNKTLEAMAAGVPVVASDRGLEGLAIDTPIRALRANKPAEYVVAISQLFESPQLRDQLSHNGRQLVETEFTWDIAGKHYEQVCLGLNNQQ from the coding sequence ATGCACATCTTAATGCTGTCCGCGACCTTTCCTTATCCGCCAACGCGGGGGGGAACTCAAGTTAGGACGTTTAATTTACTGAAATATTTGAGTCAACGTCATGCTATCACTCTTGTGACTCAAGGGGATGGCGATGTTACAGAAGCAGAAATTGCCGAATTGCGGGACTGTGTGGAGCATCTGGTTGTGTTTGAACGTCCGCCAGATTCTGGAACTGCATCGGGAATACTGAAGAAAATACAGCGCTTGAGCCAGTTTTGGCAACAGGGAACCCCACCCAGTGTACTTAGCCGCTACTCAGTCCAGATGCAAGCATGGATTGATGATTTTGTCCAGGAGCAAAAATGTGATGTGATTACCTGCGAACATAGCGTTAATGAAATTTATGTGCGATCGCATTTTCAGAAATCTCTCAGAACCATAGTCAATATTCATAGTTCTGTCTATGGTAGTTGTCTGAACCAGTTAACAACAGGCGTTTCCGAAAATAAACTCCGCGATCAAATTAATCTACCGCTTTTACGTCGTTATGAACAAAGATATGGCGAGAAATTTTCCGCTCTGGTGGTAACTACAGAAGATGATAAAAGTCAACTAGAAAAATTTCATCCTCATCGTGAAATTACAGTTATTCCCAATGGAGTTGATTTGGTGACATTTCCCAACCGTACCAATGATCCCGGAGGATATAAATTAGTTTTTATTGGTGCAATGGATAATTTAGCAAACATTGATGCAGTCTGCTTTTTCACCAATCAAGTTTTACCAGAAATTCAAAAAATATATCCCCAAACAACTTTTGATATTGTGGGTTCTCGTCCTGCGCCGGAAGTTTTAGGACTCAAACAAAAACCAGGAGTTAATGTTACTGGAAGAGTGGCTTCAATGAAAGATTATTTACACAAATCAACAGTGTGCGTTGTGCCGATGCGGACAGGGTTTGGGATTAAAAATAAAACTTTAGAAGCAATGGCTGCTGGTGTGCCGGTAGTGGCGAGCGATCGCGGTTTAGAAGGACTAGCTATAGACACACCCATCCGGGCATTACGCGCCAATAAACCTGCTGAGTATGTCGTCGCCATTAGTCAACTGTTTGAGAGTCCCCAACTGCGTGATCAATTGTCGCATAACGGTAGACAACTTGTAGAAACCGAATTTACTTGGGACATAGCGGGAAAACATTATGAACAAGTTTGTTTGGGGCTGAATAATCAACAGTAG